The stretch of DNA CTTGAGGAAAGGGTGGCAAAATAGACCGGGGAGCCGAGGATAACGCCCTGGGCCTCGTCGATCTTCGCGATGTACTCATTAACCGGGTCGTCCGTGATGGCGGCGCACCGGCGGTTTTGTGATTCAACGCACTTGTTGCAGGCGAGACAGCCCTTGATATCCTGACCCGCAAGGCTGATCAGCTCGGTCTCGATCCCCTCGGCTTTCAGCACGTCGAATACTTGCTCGATCATGAGTGCGGTGTTCCCGTTTTTACGAGCGCTCCCGTTGAAGGCGACGACTTTCATGGTTTTTCTCCCTCATGTGGCGATGGTTGTCGGTCGATGGACACATGCAACTATAGTGAAATCGAACTATACCATAAACCGGTCGGAAAGGCCACCCGTCTTGAAGCGGCGCTTGTAATAATCGCCTGTCGGGGATATCCGGTATCGACAGAAACGAAACGTTCGGGTATGCTTTCCCGGCGGCTGATGTCTGAAAAACGGGCGGGGGAATTGCCGTGACGATGACGGCAGACACATCGTCCTCAAAACGGGACCGGGGCTTGAATGAAAAAAAGGGATTTCGGAGGAGTATGTGTCCCCCGAGGGAGGTGTGATAGAGTTTACGAATTATCTCATATTATCATGAATATCAAGCAGTTAGGTTGTTCTTTGCTGTATACATGCCGATAAATACGATCACTATGAACGAGATCTCGTTCAGGATAAAAAATGGCAGGAGAACTACATTTCTTTTTTTCTATTTAATACTGTTTCCCCTTACCTAATCGCATAGAGAAACCCATCCCAGCTCCCAAAATAAACCACACCGTCCACCACACAGGGGGATGATTCTACCCAATCACCCGTTTTGAACCGCCATCTTTCTTCTCCCGTTATAGCGTCAACGGCGTAGAGGTAGGTGTCATTGCTTCCAAAATAGACCACGCCATCCACCACACACGGAGAGGAGAGTACATCATCACCCGTCTTGAATCGCCACTTTTCTTTTCCCATCAATGTATCAACGGCATAAAGGTAATTATCATTACTCCCAATATAGACGACTCCATCAATAACAAAAGGAGAAGATATGATATCATCACCTGTTTTAAACCGCCACCTCTCATCTCCAGTTTTTGCATCCACGGCGTAGAGTTGGTCATCACCACTCCCGAAATAAACTACGCCGTCCGCAACACAGGGAGAGGAATCCACAGTAGAATCCGTCTCAAATTTCCACCTCTCATTCCCCGTTTGCGCATCCAAGGCGTAAAGATGTTTATCCAGGCTCCCGACATAGACAATCCCATCAGCCACGCAGGGAGAGGAATCAACTTTAGAATTCGTCTCGAAATGCCACTTCTCGTCTCCCGTCTCAGCATCCAGTGCGTAAAGATGATCATCACCACTCCCAAAATAGACCATGCCTTCCGCAACGCATGGAGATGAATGTACGCCACCATCAGTCATGAACCGCCATTTCATCCGTCCTGTCTCCGTGTCCACGGCGAAAAGATTGTAAAGCATGCTTCCGAAATAAACCACGCCATCCACAACACTGGGGGAGGAATTTACCCAGGCTGCTTTGAATCGCCACATCTCGTCTCCCGTTTTCGCTTCTATGGCGTAGAGAAAGCTATCATTGCTTCCGACATAGACAATCCCGTCTGCCACACAGGGTGAGGAGCATATGTAATCACGTGTCTCGAATTTAAAAAGCTCTTCCCCCTTGATGTTTTTTTCTTCCCCGTTTATGGTTTTTGTCTCGGTACATGAAAGGAGTGGGAGAAAAAGGAGGAGTGAACCCAACAGACCAATCACAACTATAACTATTCTATTGCTATTCATTTTCTCTACTTACTAGCACACACATATGTGCTATTGATATAGGAG from Candidatus Zymogenaceae bacterium encodes:
- a CDS encoding PQQ-like beta-propeller repeat protein, which encodes MNSNRIVIVVIGLLGSLLLFLPLLSCTETKTINGEEKNIKGEELFKFETRDYICSSPCVADGIVYVGSNDSFLYAIEAKTGDEMWRFKAAWVNSSPSVVDGVVYFGSMLYNLFAVDTETGRMKWRFMTDGGVHSSPCVAEGMVYFGSGDDHLYALDAETGDEKWHFETNSKVDSSPCVADGIVYVGSLDKHLYALDAQTGNERWKFETDSTVDSSPCVADGVVYFGSGDDQLYAVDAKTGDERWRFKTGDDIISSPFVIDGVVYIGSNDNYLYAVDTLMGKEKWRFKTGDDVLSSPCVVDGVVYFGSNDTYLYAVDAITGEERWRFKTGDWVESSPCVVDGVVYFGSWDGFLYAIR